In Streptomyces sp. DG2A-72, one genomic interval encodes:
- a CDS encoding ATP-binding protein, producing MYEDRRTGPGASALSRPGRSYAPAEARRTVERVVTECCRATGTACGADALSDALLVATELTTNAILHGGGVTDFRVDVEGPAVRVSVCDRSDALPVTEPPVDAEGRQRLGGRGWPIVLRLARDVRVADLPSGGKCITAVVPLS from the coding sequence ATGTACGAGGATCGCAGGACCGGCCCCGGCGCGTCGGCCCTGAGCCGCCCCGGGCGGAGTTATGCACCCGCCGAGGCGCGCAGAACCGTGGAGCGTGTGGTGACCGAATGCTGCCGCGCCACCGGAACCGCGTGCGGCGCCGACGCCCTGTCGGACGCTCTGCTCGTCGCCACGGAGCTGACGACCAACGCGATCCTGCACGGCGGCGGGGTCACGGACTTCCGTGTCGACGTCGAGGGACCCGCGGTACGGGTCTCGGTCTGCGACCGCAGCGACGCCCTGCCGGTGACCGAGCCGCCGGTCGACGCGGAAGGGCGGCAGCGGCTGGGAGGGCGCGGCTGGCCGATCGTCCTCCGCCTGGCCCGCGATGTACGGGTCGCGGACCTGCCGTCGGGCGGCAAGTGCATCACCGCCGTGGTGCCGCTGTCCTGA
- a CDS encoding long-chain fatty acid--CoA ligase, with translation MRDFALAPPSTTPMTGGLANSIFETADLRPTLPVLARRPHPSSQAWEEVIAVELRDEVVDLAKGLIACGILPGNRVAIMACTRYEWTVLSYALWAVGAEVVPIYPTSSRDQIEWILRDAACVAMVVEDEQAIMTVGSVCSGLPLLRHVWQLDAGALDQLTERGAFIPLATVDSLRRIVMPDSTAVIAYTSGTSGHPLGCALSHRALASPCDTLLAGWGHTAAPPGEQPSVLAFLPFSHVYGLMIQSLCLRGGILMGHQPDISEAALVSALRSFRPTYFYAVPSVFEKIYKNFLRTAQQTGRGALFEKAADTARDFATACERQRLGEGPGPAFDLRLQHALFERTVYRKLRTALGGRARRATSGGSPLNRELSLFYEGIGIYVHDGYGLTETCGGITMQPLGRERSGTVGKALPGTDIRVADDGEILVHGPSVFQGYVNNEAATRAALRGGWLATGDIGRLDPEGYLTITGRKKDIIITSSGKSVAPAPLEQRLRMHPLVHQAVVVGDNRPCVGALITLDPEFLAHWRGALALPSDTPSRDAREENALREEIARAVAAANSAVSRSESIRVFRVLSEPFALSNGLLTPSMKLRRDAIVEHYAFEIDAMYQARSRSWRRTAPDETAGWEESDNVFR, from the coding sequence ATGCGCGACTTCGCCCTCGCTCCACCGTCCACCACGCCCATGACCGGCGGACTCGCCAACAGCATCTTCGAGACAGCGGACCTCCGGCCCACCCTCCCGGTGCTGGCGCGCCGCCCCCACCCTTCCTCCCAGGCCTGGGAGGAGGTGATCGCCGTCGAACTCCGCGACGAAGTGGTCGACTTGGCCAAGGGGCTCATCGCGTGCGGGATCCTGCCGGGCAACCGCGTGGCGATCATGGCGTGCACCCGCTACGAGTGGACGGTACTCAGCTACGCCCTGTGGGCCGTGGGCGCCGAGGTCGTGCCGATCTATCCGACGTCGTCGCGCGACCAGATCGAGTGGATCCTGCGGGACGCCGCCTGCGTGGCCATGGTCGTGGAGGACGAGCAGGCCATCATGACCGTCGGCTCCGTGTGCTCAGGGCTGCCGCTGCTGCGCCACGTCTGGCAGTTGGACGCGGGGGCGCTGGACCAGCTCACGGAACGGGGCGCTTTCATCCCGCTGGCCACGGTCGACTCACTGCGCCGCATCGTGATGCCGGACTCCACGGCCGTCATCGCCTACACGTCCGGCACGTCGGGGCATCCTCTGGGGTGCGCGCTGAGCCACCGCGCGCTGGCGAGCCCCTGCGACACGCTGCTCGCGGGCTGGGGCCACACGGCGGCACCGCCGGGCGAGCAGCCGTCCGTGCTCGCCTTCCTGCCGTTCTCGCACGTCTACGGCCTCATGATCCAGAGCCTGTGTCTGCGCGGCGGAATTCTCATGGGCCACCAACCCGACATCAGCGAGGCGGCACTTGTATCGGCCCTGCGGTCCTTCCGGCCGACGTACTTCTACGCCGTTCCCTCGGTCTTCGAGAAGATCTACAAGAACTTCCTGCGCACGGCCCAGCAGACGGGCCGTGGCGCCCTGTTCGAGAAGGCGGCCGACACGGCACGGGACTTCGCCACGGCATGCGAACGGCAACGGCTCGGCGAGGGACCGGGGCCGGCCTTCGACCTGCGGCTGCAACACGCGCTGTTCGAACGGACGGTGTACCGCAAGCTCAGGACGGCGCTGGGCGGCCGGGCACGCCGCGCGACGTCGGGCGGTTCACCGCTCAACCGCGAACTGTCCCTTTTCTACGAGGGCATCGGCATCTATGTCCACGACGGTTACGGCCTCACGGAGACCTGCGGCGGCATCACGATGCAGCCGCTGGGCCGGGAGCGGTCCGGAACCGTGGGGAAAGCGCTGCCGGGCACGGACATCCGGGTGGCCGACGACGGGGAGATCCTGGTGCACGGTCCCTCCGTCTTCCAGGGCTACGTCAACAACGAGGCCGCCACCCGGGCCGCGCTCCGCGGCGGCTGGCTGGCGACCGGCGACATCGGACGGCTCGACCCCGAGGGGTATCTGACGATCACCGGCCGCAAGAAGGACATCATCATCACCAGCAGCGGCAAGAGCGTGGCGCCCGCGCCGCTGGAGCAGCGGCTGCGGATGCATCCCCTGGTCCATCAGGCCGTCGTCGTCGGCGACAACCGGCCCTGCGTCGGCGCCCTGATCACCCTGGACCCGGAGTTCCTGGCGCACTGGCGCGGCGCGCTCGCCCTGCCGAGCGACACGCCGAGCCGGGACGCCCGGGAGGAGAACGCGCTGCGGGAGGAGATCGCGCGTGCCGTGGCGGCGGCCAACAGCGCCGTGTCCCGCTCGGAGTCCATCCGTGTCTTCCGGGTGCTGTCGGAGCCGTTCGCCCTGTCCAACGGGCTGCTGACACCGTCGATGAAGCTGCGCCGGGACGCGATCGTCGAGCACTACGCGTTCGAGATCGACGCCATGTACCAGGCGCGTTCACGCAGTTGGCGGCGGACCGCGCCGGACGAGACCGCGGGCTGGGAGGAGTCGGACAACGTGTTCCGGTGA
- a CDS encoding FUSC family protein, whose product MIGAGQRERARLRDLAAASDPGLLRLTAGLRTVGAIALALAVLALLGSDVTHLVAGAMAAMVATFAIREKQRAQQAVTLALGLPVALAAVSLGALLHSHVAAGDVFFVMLVFAGVYVRRFGDRGTALGLIGFQVYFLSLFVGATVSALPELCGAIVVAFLCSAAMRFVVVPQTAAGTLERLREAFRARLAQLVSAQLDLLDAGPDDVDKALEDVRDGTARLHETAMLIQGRLDDGTSDETVARLLQRRVADAEIAAERLGLLLLTARSAERADTLTLHLPGAPAPTGSPLPVRDEATATLRRDLDALRLLVQRPVSQDTGTGLAHVRNRLLGYREEENLPPAPPAVQDVFRGIGEAARAVLGLRIALDGPQDDSDDSPATARSREELDAEDAAITGAEESEPTESGLRRPTTRAAVQVAVGSALAIAGGELLSSQRWYWAVLTCWIVFINTASTGEILVKGYRRLLGTVLGVVAGIVLAGLVAGHTWPAFALVLLCVFASFYTAPLSYTLMSFFITAALGLLYTLLHTYSLSVLLLRVEETALGAACGIVAAALVLPVHTDRRTNDLLGTVLERLGDVAEAAIDQLSGGPEADLLDKARDLDEALADLSAATQPLTHPITPLRTRRDTARYVVALLETCAYHTRALAATAELLPTHPSIAADPRLRRAGRRIAHNIEAIAAHVADQHSTAEVETGPSIASLLEPDIPGTPRFGRVTDRVLRHLQRLDEGLVGLARPLNVPVEARSKK is encoded by the coding sequence GTGATAGGAGCGGGACAAAGGGAGCGGGCGCGGCTGCGGGACCTCGCGGCGGCGTCCGACCCCGGCCTGCTGCGGCTGACCGCCGGGCTGCGGACGGTGGGCGCCATCGCCCTCGCGCTGGCCGTGCTCGCCCTGCTGGGGTCCGACGTGACCCATCTGGTCGCGGGAGCCATGGCGGCGATGGTCGCCACCTTCGCCATCCGGGAGAAGCAGCGCGCCCAGCAGGCCGTCACGCTCGCGCTGGGGCTGCCGGTGGCGCTGGCCGCCGTGAGCCTGGGGGCGCTGCTGCACTCCCATGTGGCGGCCGGTGACGTCTTCTTCGTCATGCTGGTCTTCGCCGGTGTGTATGTGCGCAGGTTCGGCGACCGGGGCACCGCGCTCGGGCTGATCGGCTTCCAGGTGTACTTCCTGTCCCTGTTCGTCGGCGCCACCGTCTCGGCCCTGCCCGAGCTGTGCGGTGCGATCGTCGTCGCCTTCCTGTGCAGCGCCGCCATGCGTTTCGTGGTCGTGCCGCAGACGGCGGCGGGGACGCTGGAGCGGCTGCGGGAGGCGTTCCGCGCCCGGCTGGCCCAGCTCGTGTCCGCCCAGCTCGACCTGCTGGACGCCGGTCCCGACGACGTCGACAAGGCGCTGGAGGACGTACGCGACGGCACGGCGCGGCTGCACGAGACGGCCATGCTGATCCAGGGCCGGCTCGACGACGGGACGTCCGACGAGACAGTGGCGCGGCTGCTGCAACGCCGGGTCGCCGATGCCGAGATCGCCGCCGAACGGCTCGGCCTGTTGCTGCTGACCGCGCGCAGCGCCGAGCGGGCGGACACGCTCACCCTGCATCTGCCGGGCGCGCCCGCCCCGACGGGCAGCCCTCTTCCGGTGCGGGACGAGGCGACCGCGACGCTGCGCCGCGACCTGGACGCGCTCCGCCTGCTGGTCCAGCGGCCCGTCTCGCAGGACACCGGTACGGGACTGGCTCACGTGCGCAACCGGCTGCTCGGCTACCGCGAAGAGGAGAACCTGCCGCCCGCGCCGCCCGCCGTCCAGGACGTCTTCCGCGGCATCGGCGAGGCCGCCCGCGCGGTCCTCGGGCTGCGGATCGCCCTCGACGGTCCGCAGGACGACTCGGACGACAGCCCGGCGACGGCCCGTTCACGCGAGGAACTCGACGCCGAGGACGCGGCCATCACCGGCGCCGAGGAGAGCGAGCCGACGGAGTCGGGGCTGCGCCGCCCCACGACGCGGGCTGCCGTGCAGGTGGCCGTCGGCTCGGCGCTCGCCATCGCCGGTGGCGAGCTGCTCTCCAGCCAGCGCTGGTACTGGGCGGTGCTGACCTGCTGGATCGTCTTCATCAACACGGCGTCGACGGGCGAGATCCTGGTCAAGGGCTACCGCCGGCTCCTGGGGACCGTGCTCGGTGTCGTGGCCGGGATCGTGCTCGCGGGCCTCGTCGCCGGGCACACCTGGCCGGCGTTCGCGCTGGTGCTGCTGTGCGTCTTCGCGTCGTTCTACACGGCGCCGCTGTCCTACACGCTGATGTCCTTCTTCATCACCGCCGCACTCGGCCTGCTCTACACCTTGCTGCACACCTACAGCCTCTCGGTGCTGCTGCTTCGCGTGGAGGAGACGGCGCTCGGCGCGGCCTGCGGGATCGTCGCGGCGGCGCTGGTGCTGCCGGTCCACACGGACCGCCGTACGAACGACCTGCTGGGAACGGTGCTGGAGCGGCTCGGCGATGTCGCCGAGGCCGCCATCGACCAGCTCAGCGGCGGGCCGGAGGCCGATCTGCTGGACAAGGCGCGCGACCTGGACGAGGCGCTTGCCGATCTGAGCGCGGCCACGCAGCCGCTCACCCACCCGATCACGCCCCTGCGGACGCGACGCGACACCGCGCGCTATGTGGTGGCACTCCTGGAGACCTGCGCGTACCACACGCGGGCGCTGGCCGCGACCGCCGAACTCCTGCCCACCCACCCGTCGATCGCGGCGGACCCCCGGCTGCGACGGGCCGGACGGCGGATCGCGCACAACATCGAGGCCATCGCCGCGCATGTCGCGGACCAGCACAGCACCGCCGAGGTCGAGACCGGGCCCAGCATCGCCTCGCTGCTGGAGCCCGACATCCCCGGCACTCCCCGGTTCGGCCGGGTCACCGACCGCGTGCTGCGCCATCTGCAGCGCCTGGACGAGGGCTTGGTCGGTCTGGCACGACCGTTGAACGTGCCCGTCGAGGCGCGGTCGAAGAAATGA
- a CDS encoding NAD(P)/FAD-dependent oxidoreductase: MDTVTRPRILVVGAGFAGVACVRRLERKLAPDEADVTLVTPFAYQLYLPLLPQVASGVLTPQSIAVSLRRSKKYRTRILPGGAIGVDLKAKVCVIRTINGQIVDEPYDYIVLAPGSVTRTFDIPGLTDHAFGMKTLAEAAYIRDHVISQLDLADASQDPAERAARLQFVVVGGGYAGTETAACLQRLTHAAVKRYPRIDPALIKWHLIDIAPKLMPELGDKLGRSAQEILGRRGIEISLGVSIDKAGPEEVTFTDGRVIPTRTLIWTAGVVASPLIATLDAETVRGRLAVTAEMNLPGHDGVFALGDAAAVPDKAKDEEGAVCPPTAQHAMRQGKRVADNVIATLRNQPMVPYVHKDLGLVVDLGGKDAVSKPLGIELRGVPAQAVARGYHWSALRTNVAKTRVMTNWVLNALAGDDFVRTGFQSRKPAKLHDFEYIHSYLTPEQVRAHVEGTDRQDQ, translated from the coding sequence ATGGACACCGTGACACGACCCAGGATCCTGGTGGTTGGCGCAGGCTTCGCCGGAGTGGCGTGCGTACGCCGCCTGGAACGCAAACTCGCCCCCGACGAGGCCGACGTCACCCTGGTGACGCCGTTCGCCTACCAGCTCTATCTGCCGCTGCTGCCCCAGGTCGCCTCCGGCGTGCTGACGCCGCAGTCGATCGCCGTATCGCTGCGCCGCAGCAAGAAGTACCGCACCCGCATCCTCCCGGGCGGTGCGATAGGCGTGGACCTCAAGGCCAAGGTGTGCGTCATCCGCACCATCAACGGCCAGATCGTCGACGAGCCGTACGACTACATCGTGCTGGCACCCGGCAGCGTCACCCGCACCTTCGACATCCCCGGGCTCACGGACCACGCGTTCGGCATGAAGACCCTCGCCGAGGCCGCCTATATCCGCGACCACGTCATCTCCCAGCTGGACCTCGCCGACGCCAGCCAGGATCCGGCCGAACGCGCCGCACGGCTGCAGTTCGTGGTCGTCGGCGGCGGATATGCGGGCACCGAGACCGCCGCCTGCCTCCAGCGCCTCACCCACGCCGCCGTCAAGCGCTACCCCCGCATCGACCCGGCGCTGATCAAGTGGCATCTGATCGACATCGCGCCGAAGCTGATGCCCGAGCTGGGCGACAAGCTCGGCCGCAGCGCCCAGGAGATCCTGGGCAGGCGCGGGATCGAGATCTCCCTCGGCGTCTCCATCGACAAGGCGGGACCCGAGGAAGTCACGTTCACCGACGGGCGCGTGATCCCCACCCGCACGCTGATCTGGACCGCCGGCGTGGTCGCCAGCCCGCTCATCGCCACCCTCGACGCGGAGACGGTCCGGGGGCGGCTCGCGGTCACCGCCGAGATGAACCTGCCCGGCCACGACGGTGTCTTCGCGCTCGGCGACGCGGCCGCGGTGCCCGACAAGGCCAAGGACGAGGAGGGCGCGGTCTGCCCGCCGACCGCGCAGCACGCCATGCGCCAGGGAAAGCGCGTCGCCGACAACGTCATCGCGACGCTGCGCAACCAGCCGATGGTGCCGTACGTCCACAAGGACCTCGGCCTTGTCGTCGACCTCGGCGGAAAGGACGCCGTGTCCAAGCCGCTCGGCATCGAACTGCGGGGCGTGCCCGCGCAGGCGGTGGCCCGCGGCTACCACTGGTCGGCGCTGCGCACCAACGTCGCCAAGACGCGGGTCATGACGAACTGGGTGCTCAACGCGCTCGCGGGCGACGATTTCGTGCGCACCGGCTTCCAGTCCCGCAAGCCCGCCAAGCTCCATGACTTCGAGTACATCCATTCGTACCTGACGCCCGAACAGGTGCGGGCACATGTCGAGGGCACGGACCGGCAGGACCAGTGA